One Manihot esculenta cultivar AM560-2 chromosome 18, M.esculenta_v8, whole genome shotgun sequence genomic window carries:
- the LOC122722457 gene encoding uncharacterized protein LOC122722457, protein MVANYNIIFPPKKLSQFRRKYVRLQDLQRLHKKHGHLAQVLLDSPSSNQWPDKGHNRAILQGLKKRLDGAKKNGAAKLNSILWAFRTTSRTPTKKTPFALAFGIEAVVPIELQIPTHRFQFNNEDSNSDKLKSNLDALEEIREEGQVRATAYQQKAARYYNQKVRERSLKVGDLALRKLEATRKRAVVQKLALTWEGPFRITKVVKPGVYRIEDLQGNLEPHACNIQYLKGYFP, encoded by the exons atggtCGCAAATTACAACATTATATTCCCGCCTAAAAAGTTGTCGCAATTTCGTCGCAAATATG TTCGACTGCAAGACCTTCAAAGACTTCACAAGAAACATGGGCATCTGGCACAAGTCCTCCTCGATAGCCCATCCTCAAACCAATGGCCAGACAAAGGTCACAACCGAGCTATCCTTCAGGGACTGAAAAAACGACTAGATGGAGCAAAGAAGAATGGGGCGGCCAAGCTCAATAGCATCCTGTGGGCATTCAGGACTACCTCCCGGACACCAACGAAGAAAACACCATTCGCACTAGCATTTGGCATCGAGGCTGTGGTCCCCATCGAGCTGCAAATCCCTACTCACCGTTTCCAGTTCAATAACGAAGACTCCAACAGTGACAAGTTGAAGAGTAATTTGGATGCCCTAGAGGAAATCAGAGAAGAGGGCCAAGTCCGCGCAACTGCTTATCAACAAAAAGCGGCTCGCTACTATAATCAGAAGGTCAGGGAAAGAAGTCTGAAGGTGGGAGATCTAGCATTGAGAAAATTGGAAGCCACTAGAAAAAGAGCAGTAGTGCAAAAATTAGCTctgacctgggagggccccttCAGAATAACCAAAGTTGTCAAGCCTGGTGTATATCGGATTGAAGACCTACAAGGAAATCTGGAACCCCATGCTTGTAATATCCAGTATCTGAAAGGGTACTTTCCTTAA